One Gemmatimonadaceae bacterium genomic window, CTCGCGCTGCAGCAGCCGATGGCAACCGACCTGAGATTCATCATTGGAGCGATAAAAGTCTCCAACGACCTCGAGCGGGTCGGCGACCACGCCGTCAACATCGCCGAGTCGTGCCTGAAGCTCATGGAGCAGGACGAGCATCCGCCGATGGTGCCGGAGATTCCGGACATGGCGAGGCGCGCGCGAAAAATGCTGGGCGACGCGCTCGACGCATTCATAAGATCCGATGGCGCCCTGGGGCGCGCAGTTTGTGCGGCCGATGACGAAGTCGACGCGCTGCATGATTCAGTTTTCCGGATCATGCTCACCCACATGATGGAAGACCACCGGACGATCACGCCGTCGCTGGAGCTGCTACTCGTGAGTCGTAATCTTGAACGGGTTGCCGATCTGGCTACCAACATCGGAGAAGATGCGGTTTATCTCGCGGAGGGAAAGCTGATCAAGCATCACTCCGAAGACGTGCCCTAGCGGTGTTTCGCGAGACTAGTTCGCGGCGTTGATCCTGTAGCCAAAGCCGCGGACAGTCTCGATCATGTCACCCGCGGCGCCGAGCTTCGATCTCAGTCGCTGAACGTGCATGTCGACGGTTCGGGTTTGAATGTCAGGCGCGGCCTCCCAGACGGTCTGCAACAGATGTGAGCGACCCTGGACTCGGCCGCGTCGCTCAGCCAGCAGCAACAGGAGCTTGTACTCGGTTGGAGTCAGCTCGACTGCACGATCGTCGACGCTCACCCGATGCGAGTCACGGTCGATGAGGAGCGCGCCGATGCGCAGAGTCTCCGTTGACTGCGGGCCGCCGGCCGCGACACGCCGCAGAATCGCCGCAACCCGCAGCACCAGCTCCTGCGGGCTGAAAGGCTTCATGAGGTAGTCGTCGGCGCCGAGGGACAGACCTCTGATGCGATCGGGTTCTTCCCTTCGGGCCGTGAGCAGGAGAACGGCCACGTTTTTTGTCGTCTCGTCGGCGCGTAGCGCCTCGAGGACCTCGAACCCGGACATGTCCGGGAGCATCAGGTCGAGCACCACGAGCGCGGGCCGCTCTCGACCGGCCTTCTCGAGC contains:
- the phoU gene encoding phosphate signaling complex protein PhoU, which gives rise to MTSPGIVRPFRHFHDELTKLKERLLFMSRRAEDTIDLAVDALITRDPGKAQAVIESDVELNRLEVELEQRGIELLALQQPMATDLRFIIGAIKVSNDLERVGDHAVNIAESCLKLMEQDEHPPMVPEIPDMARRARKMLGDALDAFIRSDGALGRAVCAADDEVDALHDSVFRIMLTHMMEDHRTITPSLELLLVSRNLERVADLATNIGEDAVYLAEGKLIKHHSEDVP
- a CDS encoding response regulator transcription factor, which produces MTGNGSPEQRVLVVDDEADIVALVAYHLAKAGYGVSTASNGAAALEKAGRERPALVVLDLMLPDMSGFEVLEALRADETTKNVAVLLLTARREEPDRIRGLSLGADDYLMKPFSPQELVLRVAAILRRVAAGGPQSTETLRIGALLIDRDSHRVSVDDRAVELTPTEYKLLLLLAERRGRVQGRSHLLQTVWEAAPDIQTRTVDMHVQRLRSKLGAAGDMIETVRGFGYRINAAN